One window of the Streptomyces asoensis genome contains the following:
- a CDS encoding VOC family protein, which produces MSAIKKFQVTFDCAEPERLARFWCQVLGYVIPPPPEGFATWGDFKRSQPPEQRDSWFACIDPSGVGPRLYFQRVPEGKAVKNRVHLDVRVGTGLVGKERLAALEAECARLVPLGAVHVQTLYDGNDACIPMLDIEGNEFCID; this is translated from the coding sequence ATGTCAGCGATCAAGAAGTTCCAAGTCACCTTTGACTGCGCAGAACCTGAGCGTCTTGCTCGTTTCTGGTGCCAGGTGTTGGGCTACGTCATACCGCCGCCACCAGAGGGGTTTGCCACTTGGGGCGATTTCAAGCGTTCACAGCCCCCTGAGCAGCGGGATTCGTGGTTCGCCTGTATCGATCCCTCAGGTGTGGGCCCGCGACTGTACTTCCAGCGCGTTCCCGAGGGGAAGGCCGTCAAGAACCGGGTGCATCTTGATGTTCGGGTCGGCACCGGACTCGTGGGTAAGGAGCGCCTCGCCGCACTTGAGGCCGAATGCGCGCGATTGGTCCCTCTCGGTGCGGTACACGTGCAAACGCTGTATGACGGCAACGATGCGTGCATCCCGATGCTGGACATCGAGGGCAACGAGTTCTGTATCGACTGA